The following proteins come from a genomic window of Gimesia chilikensis:
- a CDS encoding Ig-like domain-containing protein has translation MYQETKLTLQAAQPRRVLTLLFLTVPLVCLGCSRGGDDIKLAPVSGVVTMDGKPLTNAVVIFSPQKGNPSSGRTDSSGNYTLTYRDQLKGAVPGPHSITIITAPPESPRQSEDSGVAEVIPVDTFASSDQGVPKLKLPKDTFKKDPIPERYNSKSELKKEVVEGKNKFDFELQSK, from the coding sequence ATGTACCAGGAAACCAAACTGACGCTTCAGGCCGCACAGCCGAGGCGCGTTCTCACACTGTTATTCTTGACCGTCCCCCTGGTCTGCCTGGGATGCTCCCGGGGTGGGGATGACATCAAACTGGCCCCGGTCTCCGGGGTCGTGACGATGGACGGAAAACCGCTGACCAACGCCGTCGTGATTTTTTCACCGCAAAAAGGGAATCCCTCGTCAGGTCGTACTGACAGCTCCGGGAACTACACGCTGACGTACCGTGATCAACTGAAGGGAGCCGTTCCAGGCCCTCACAGTATCACCATCATCACTGCCCCGCCGGAAAGCCCCCGCCAGTCAGAAGACTCTGGCGTTGCGGAAGTGATTCCCGTTGACACCTTTGCCAGCTCCGATCAGGGGGTGCCCAAGCTGAAACTGCCCAAGGATACGTTCAAGAAAGATCCGATTCCAGAAAGGTATAACAGCAAATCCGAACTGAAAAAAGAGGTCGTCGAAGGCAAAAACAAGTTCGATTTTGAGCTGCAGTCAAAGTAG
- a CDS encoding DUF1559 domain-containing protein: MRLLNVKRGFTLIELLVVIAIIAILIALLLPAVQQAREAARRSSCKNNLKQIGLALHNYHETHRTFPQMQVESVRTIAGDIPTESYLGWSVMLLPFMDQTNLYNQLNMNAPWRTVAGVVLQPTVINTVIPTLNCPSDPMDGVNTNINSWGKSNYPALYSPSRYLTASTTQGYTGAFNNHAVTRMRDLTDGSSNVIMIGERTTEDRGSGAIWIGSSPLNSATAGNYGDWPYHTALVRNWQGSSTAPIPSTIYLINGINQTDGLKYAWSLSSSHTGGCHFLLGDGRVRFISENVDAETLIYLAAINDHNVIGDF, encoded by the coding sequence ATGAGACTGCTTAACGTCAAACGTGGCTTCACCCTGATCGAACTGCTGGTCGTGATTGCCATCATCGCCATTTTGATCGCCCTGCTCTTACCGGCAGTCCAGCAGGCACGCGAAGCGGCACGGCGCAGTTCCTGCAAAAACAATCTGAAGCAGATTGGCCTGGCGCTGCACAACTACCATGAAACCCACCGCACCTTCCCGCAGATGCAGGTGGAAAGTGTCCGCACCATCGCCGGCGACATCCCCACGGAAAGCTACCTGGGCTGGAGCGTGATGCTGCTGCCCTTCATGGATCAGACCAACCTTTACAACCAGCTCAATATGAACGCTCCCTGGCGCACCGTAGCCGGTGTCGTTCTGCAGCCAACCGTGATCAATACCGTGATCCCGACATTGAACTGCCCCTCGGATCCCATGGATGGCGTCAACACCAACATCAATTCATGGGGAAAATCGAACTACCCGGCTCTGTACTCCCCTTCCCGGTACCTGACCGCGTCAACCACACAGGGTTACACGGGAGCGTTTAACAACCACGCCGTCACCCGCATGCGGGACCTGACCGACGGTTCCAGCAACGTGATCATGATCGGAGAACGTACCACCGAAGACCGTGGTTCGGGAGCCATCTGGATCGGTTCTTCTCCGCTCAACAGCGCGACAGCCGGTAACTATGGCGACTGGCCTTACCACACGGCACTGGTCCGCAACTGGCAGGGATCTTCGACTGCACCGATTCCTTCGACCATCTACCTGATCAACGGAATCAACCAGACGGACGGCCTCAAATATGCATGGAGCTTAAGCAGCTCACACACAGGTGGCTGCCACTTCCTGCTGGGCGACGGTCGGGTGAGATTCATCAGCGAAAACGTTGATGCCGAGACTCTGATCTACCTGGCTGCCATCAACGACCACAACGTGATCGGTGATTTTTAA